A region of the Anolis carolinensis isolate JA03-04 chromosome 1, rAnoCar3.1.pri, whole genome shotgun sequence genome:
CCCGGgcaagtgctggccaaggcccGCGCGGAAAGGCGCTTCACCCTTCCCGGGATCAGGAAGGTCCGGCTGAAGGAGGGGCCTGTGCGGGGATCCCTCTTCCTCCCGGCAGGTGGGCTTCTCTCCGGGCACCAcggacaaacttgggccttccctccggggttttttggacttcaactcccaccattcctaacagccgcgggccctttcctttccccccgcagccgcttaagggagggcccaagtttgcccgtgcctagtATGTAATAGTTTATGTATCGCATTCAGCCATTCATATATATAGTTTTCTCTGATTTTGAAGATACATGTTTATTGTTTTGTACTTTGGGGTTGTAGCAATATTGGCTGGAAAAACGTTCTTCTAAAAATTATAGATATTTTTCTCAGttccaattaaaaataaataataataataatgatatctctatatataaaaggataaaaaaaatcggcctaggacaaaacaacaatactacacatcccagaaacactaaacttggcaacgcaacccctcatccatgcctctacgttcatataacaaaaagaaaagaaaaataaagtcctaattagagggagaagaataattgttttttatccaattgctgccagttacaaggctaaactctgcccacttggtctcctagcaacctactcagcccaggggacaggcacagttaggactcaggcctcttccccactgcctataagatacagattatctgattttaactggattatatggcagtgtagactcaaggcccttccacacagctatattacccatttataatcttatctgcattgaactggattatcttgagtccacaccgacagataattcacttcagtgtgtattttatacagctgtgtagaaggggcctcatataatccagttctaagcagataatataagattataaatatactgtacctttgcaggtttgtgatcccaccagttctttttactactggcaggtggtacttgtgacataagttccagtgaatcatttgggccacatagttgtgcctctgtttgtaatcaatggtttcatccagtgggggggggggggggatgttaggggttcaaagccccccccccaaatttttcagttttttttaaactggtttactcattaattttaactgattaaccaaatccccatgagtgtccactgaagtttatctgtcttgagtgtctactaaagtttatcaatggagcttgatttctaaattattttgagttatggaactacttttcatgattcgctaaaaaaaaattcacccccccccccccccccgatttttttttcctggctatggccctgatttcatcagcttccttgcacagtctgtattttgggtcatcagctgatttaaagatcttggcctcaattgcatttgttctgatggcttgctcctgggctgcaagaatcaggccttctgtctccttcttcagtgtttcATTAGTGAGCCATAACTAGGTCTTCTTCTTTtcaacttttccttcattttgtcaaggaattgcccatgcaatgctttgttgtgccagctgttggctttggtttgtagtgcagttttcttgtactgtgcTTTAAGAAGTTTCTGATtattgacttcagtcaaagcagattcttcactttcctttacatattctgccagtgcatgtttttcttctttaactgcttgttttacttgtaaaagtcctctgccaccagacctaggcagatatagccatcaacatcactgcaaggatgcagtgaataatgaatggttatgagttttcttgtttttgaaaacaataaaccaagattatggcaaccagaccgattgataaatggcaaatagagggagaaaacatgtggCACACAGAATATACTAGAATTTattagcaactgaacatactagacaggtttggggagaattccccaTGATTTATAGCAGTTATAGGTATTGGGAtgcatagttcacctgcaatccaagagcaatctgaactccaccaatgatggtcccggaactaacttggcacacagaaccccccacgaccaacaaaaaataccagaggtctttggagggatttataggagttgtagttcacctaacacactgtgaacccaaaccatgatggatctggaccaaacctggcattgcagacccgatatgcccaaatttgagtatttgtgggttttgaggggaattggcccggacattttggagttgtaggtactaggaTTAATAAGTTCACCTCcaatcagtgagcactctgaactccaccaaagatggaattggaccaaacttggcacatggagCCTCCATgcccagcaaaaaatactggaggtctttggggaaaattcactttgatttggggtagttgtagttcacctacatccagagagcactgtgaacccaaacactgatggatctggaccaaacttggcgcacacACCTGattgccgaaatttgattactggagggatttgggagaaaCTGaccttttctgggagttgtagttcacccacaaccagagaaactgtgacctccaccaatggtggacctggtccaaacttggcacacataacccccataactaactcaacctactggaggggtttgaagggAGTGACTGATTCACCATAGtgagagctgtagtttaccctacagccagagagcacactgaacccaccaatgatgcatccagagcaaacttgcacaagataacaaactttaagtactgatggaccttctcggggttaacctggcattatgtcagttgtagttaatccacaatcttatgtattttgtacaattaaaaatagactttttcaaataacccaggcaacaccaggtacccaagctagtatatatatataaaacagattGTCTTCCTTTATATTCTTTCAGTGTCCTGTCCCAACATCATTAttctttctgtttttattattaggaAATGGCCCCTTTCCAGGAGTGATAGATATGTTTGGTGATGAAGGCGGGTTAATTGAATTCCGATCCAGCCTTCTGGCCACACATGGCTTTGCTGCTCTTGCCTTGCCATATTTTAATTTTGAGGATCTCCCTCAAGTCATGGGCGATTTCCATCTTGAGTATTTTGAACAGGCGGCCAGGTTTCTGCTGCGCCATCCAAAGGTGAGTGTGGAGGCACACCTATGCGGAGAACAATATTGCAATTTTCAGTGTGATGTATATAGTTTTCTGTCAGGAAGTTAACAATTTGACTAGCATTTCTATTTAAATGAAGTGCTAGTGTGACATGTACAGGCAGTTACAAACCTGACTTACAAACCACTCATAGTTAAGTATGGggctaagacaacaggaagtgaaggaAATCCacccctcagaagagaaattcactctcgtaagagttaccatgggaaaaaaggtgtctccactgaagttttttgccaatccttgtttccataaaaagccaaatttttcaaaatccaatgatcacagggacagaaagtgagatgaaatcctctgaacagtggcacagacagcaaaacaaacaccacaggggtgttaacccttccctatatcatccaaagctaaaacatatttttggctggagttacagttAAAAACGTGCCTGTTTTGAATTACAGACAGAATAAACTAAATAAATctacaggacctatcttgttcataacttggggactgcctgtatttgcactttcaaatgcaacagacATCCTAGGACAGTCTTCACCTTTCAGACCAATTCATTTTAAAAGATTGTTGTAAGAACATGAAATGGGAACCAGCTTGCCATCTTTAATGCCTTAGAAGAAAGATGTGACCAAAATGAATGGAACAGAAGAACGAGCTGatgaatatatatatggctggagttacacttaaaaaatgtacctgttccaagttacaaattcaacttaacaaacctacagaacatatcttgttcttaatttgaggactgcctgtacttgctaATGATTATTCTCTGTGctcttttagtatttttaattctGATTATTGATTTTCAAAGGTTAAAGGCTCAGGAATTGGTGCTGTTGGAACTGGAAAAGGAGCAGAACTGGCCTCTTCAATGATGACCTTCCTGCCAGAAGTAGTGGCTGCTGTCTGCATTTCTGGTTGCAGCTCCATCACTGCCAGTGCCCTTCATTATGGTGAAATGACTCTGCCTGGACTTCGCTTTAACATGAGCAGGGTCAGTATTTCTGAGAACGGGGTGTTTGACATGTATGAAGCTTTAGAAGACCCAATGGACCCAGCCAATTCACACTGCCGAATACCTGTGGAAAAAGCAGACGGCCACTTCCTTTTTGTGGTAGGAGAGGATGACCGCTATTGGAAGAGCTCTTTGTATGCAGACATAGCTATTGGATGCCTACGCAAGCATGGGAAAGACAACTTTAGACTCTTGCATTACTCTGGAGCAGGTCATCGCATCAATCCATCTTTTTCCCCTGTTTGTCTGATAGCTTTAGACCGTATTCTAGGGGTGCCCATTTTAGGGGGTGGCGAGAGCAAAGCGCATGCCCATGCCCAAGAACATTCTTGGGGGAAGATACTCGAGTTTCTGCACTTCCACTTGAGATAAGTAACTTTCAGTATTTATACATTGGACAAGG
Encoded here:
- the LOC100557857 gene encoding acyl-coenzyme A thioesterase 1; the protein is MWRSAGFCAGASLTRLAVRRAAATVTVTPAEGLADRPAEIQVRGLPPGQEVTLRALATDEQGSLFDACAHYRADAGGAVDVGAEASLGGDFVGREPMGLFWSLSPAAMEQPHRRLEPRSAEAALEVEVSVHRGFSGPGEIPGQVLAKARAERRFTLPGIRKVRLKEGPVRGSLFLPAGNGPFPGVIDMFGDEGGLIEFRSSLLATHGFAALALPYFNFEDLPQVMGDFHLEYFEQAARFLLRHPKVKGSGIGAVGTGKGAELASSMMTFLPEVVAAVCISGCSSITASALHYGEMTLPGLRFNMSRVSISENGVFDMYEALEDPMDPANSHCRIPVEKADGHFLFVVGEDDRYWKSSLYADIAIGCLRKHGKDNFRLLHYSGAGHRINPSFSPVCLIALDRILGVPILGGGESKAHAHAQEHSWGKILEFLHFHLR